In the Candidozyma auris chromosome 5, complete sequence genome, CCCCCAAGCCCGGCTACTTCATGCCGGGCGACTACGTATACAATTTCGAACATCCTCTTCCAGCGCTGTCGCCTGAGTCTGTGGACGCCAACTTCGGAAGGGTCTTTTATGCCCTCGAAGCTAATATTATCAGAACAGGCGCGTTTAAGACGAATCTAGTGGCACGGTTACCTGTAAGCGTGGTGCGTATACCCTCTGATAATAGTGTTGAGGAAAACGAGCCTATATTCATCGAGCGTGACTGGGAAGACCAGCTACGATACGAGATTCTTGTGGGCAGCAAATCCATTGTGCTTGATACTTACGTGCCCATTTCGTTCAAATTCATCCCTCTATACGGCAAAGTGGCCCTTCACAGGATCCGTGTGTCTATCACAGAAAATTGTAATTACTACTGCCGTAACAAAACCGTGCATAGGGCAGAGCCAACGAGaaaatttttgttgttggaaCACAAGGCGAAGCAGAATAAGTCGCTTCTCTCAAAGTCGGGTTGCTTGACAGATGATGGACCTGACATAGgcagtgaagatgacgagatTCTTCCAAGAGAACTTGAGTTTCAAATGTTTGTGCCCTCAActatcaacaagaagtacaaCTTCGCCATGCATCCAGACACATCGTTCGAGACCATCCAATGTGACCACTGGATCAAAATATCCCTTCGAATTTCGAGGAAGGACCCGTCCAACCCAGAGAAACGAAAACATTTCGAGATTTCCATCGACTCACCAATCCATTTGTGCTCACCTTATGCAGCTCACTGCAACACATTGCTTCCAGCTTACGATCGGCCTGAGCAGCCCGAGCCGTTACCTCAATATGCTCCTCTGTCGCCGCCAATGTCTCCAGATGTAACTGCTATTGACCAACTGCAAGGGTGGGTCACCTGTTATTTTCTGCGCTTCACGGGTACAGCTTCAGACCTGACTCACCGGCGCACTCGGAAGGCTCTTCCAATCGCCATCGTGGAACATCTCGTGCGGGCACGCCACATCTGTTCTATCATCTCTCGAATAGTGGTGAGCCAATCGAAAAAGACCATCGTATTCATCTTGAAGCAAATCTTTACTCGCCTACTGAGAATCAAGTTGATTCTATTGGGCTGCCACAGGCTCAGCCCTTGCCTTGTCCCCAATCACCAGCACATTCTCCATCACCTCTCGTACCTGACAACCGCAGGCGTCCAACGGTAAACCCAccctcttttgaagctttgaCCTCTGTCGAGGGCATACTTCCACCAGCGTACGAGAAGGAAGATCCGGCAACCTCGCCGGTCAGAAACGAGAACACTGGAAGCTCAAAGGAGTTTATTCCTGCTGAGGCGCCTCGTACGGTAGCTGACACCGGTGTGGACTCCTCTGGTATCAAAGATATGCTCAGCAGACAATTCGATCTGACCCATAGCGAGAGTCAAGCTGCATCTGGCAACCAGCAAAACGCCAAACCCGAAGACGCAGAAGCTCATCTCATGAGGCAATCGAGGAGCCTTCGTATCCCGGAAACTGAGGACGATTTGGATCTATCTGATATTAACCTGTTCAAAAGTGGTCCCGTGTCGCCTGAACTTGGCCCATTGGCCACGAGGCGCTCTTCTGTGGTGCTGGctgatgatgttgactTACCACTCGACCAGACTCTTCCACTCTTGACATTGAACGAGGGCTACACGGAGGACAACTTGAGCACATCACTGTTTGATCAAGGAAGGCGTCCTAGTGCTATCAAGAACACTAGCATGGCAGACTTGATGGATCAAGTCACTTTTGGACACACCGGAGTCGAGAAtcattttttcaaaaaccCTCGTCTCAAGAAGCATTACCATGAAGAGACCCAGAGCGATGCCGCTATTCACAAAGAGAGACAAAAGTCGTTTGGTGTTGTGCCCAGCAGCGAACTCCCCTCGTCAGGTTCCACAGAAAGAGCGCTGACCTCGAGCTCGGCACGTAGTGAGATCATCAGTGAGGTGACCAATTCTTCAGGAGAAAAGGCCCATGAAGGATTCAGAGGCAACGTCTCCAAAGATGTTAATGAACCTGTGCGGTAGGGTGACTGTAATATGAAGCCGAAGCGCAACCTAGTATGTTATTGGATTGAGTATAGATTTCTAATGCATAGAAGAATACTGATAGATACAAGACAAGTCTGAAGTGTAGGTTAATTTTATAAATATATGCCGCTTGTGGCGTTGCCTACGCTATTTTAAACACGCTATTTGATTTTCTATCCAGATGGAGGTGATCAGACCTTGAAGCTCTCAGAGGTCTTCTTGTCGACATACTCGCCgttcttctcctcaagcTCCCCAAGCCATTCGTACAACACACCCAAGTCACGAGAACCCAAGTCTTCACGCTCACAAGCCTTCAAGTACCACTTTCTTGCCGTGGGGCCCAAAAACAACGCACGGTCGTACTGGTTGGCGCAGTCAGTAGCCAAAACCAAGTCCTTCTTTGTCAACTTGGTAATGAAACCGCCCTTGTAGCCCACATCAGCAGGCAAGTTGTTCTCAGGGTACACTCCAGGGATTGGGCAGTTGTCAACAGAAGCCCACGACTTACCAGTAGAAACCGAAACGAGCTTGGCGTAGTGCTGCAAGTTCAAGCCAAAggacttggccaattgaAACGAGTCAGCCACAGCCAAGTTGGTCACGGCCAACAAGTAGTTGTTGGacaattttgcagccaaaccTGCACCGTGGTTCTTCCCACAGGGAAAGATGTTGGTGCCCATcatgttcaacaacttgaccaAATCAGGAGCTACGTCCTTGTGGTCTTCACGAGAAAGCATGAACGACAAAGTTCCCTTTCTGGCGCCAGCAACACCTCCAGATACTGGGGTGTCGATGAAATCAAACTCAGGgagctccttcttcaccatctgGTGCACCTCAACCGAGGTAGGGATGTCAATGGTAGACGAGTCCAAGAACGTCGTCAGTCCCGTCTGAGGGTTCTTCTTATAAGCGTCCACGAGCTCGCTTACCACTCCCTTGACGTGCTTTCCCTCAGGCACCATCAGCACGATAAAGTCCAACTGAGCGTCCACGTCGGTGACGAATTTTGGAATGGCGTCCAATGTGTGGAGTTGACTCTTGGCCTCTGGTTTCTGCTGAGTGACCGTGTCCACAAACGAAGCCGTGGCCTCGGGCACCGTGTCGAAAACATACAACTTATCCAGAGGCTCCATTTTCGCATATATGTGTCTTGCCATGTGCTGGCCCATCTGGCCAAGGCCGATGAAGCCGTAGTTGGCCCGGAGCGTGGGCGTGGTGGACAAAAAGCGAGCAAACCGAAGGGACATTGCTGGGAATAGGTCGTTATTTGCACTGATCTGGAGGTGTGGAAAATGGGCTCTATTTATCCTTTGTACCCCACAAAAGCTTTGTACAGTTCCGTGCATTAGCCGAGACTAGCCGTGGAAGCCCCCAGCCCAACCACCAAGAGGAAGTTTTTGGGAAGGTAATAATTTCTACGAGGATTTCGACCATGGAGCTCTGATTAAGCAAGATAATTCAGTGTTTTGACGGCAGTGTACGTTTTCAGCTTCGACTACGTCTGAAATCAGCATGTGGTGAGAAATGCACATGAAAGACCGCTGTGCTTCGTGGTTATAGCGCTAGCGGTGGATGCCCGAGGACGGACAGCCAATGAAGTGCGTGTCTTAAAAGGATGATATGGTAGAGCTCTTTGGATGATTTTAGCTTTGGTTGCCTCTACTGTTGCCCTGGTGTGCTTGTGCCCGAGGAGTTCTTCTGGTGAGAAGTTTTTCACAATTGACTGTGTAAGTGTCACAAAAACTGAGAGGTGAAAAATTGGCAGAAACATGGTGGTGAAAGATTGATATTATAaaactcaacaaaaagacAGTACAATTGAGTCAGTGTGGCTACAGTTCTTGTGCTTGCCACAAGACGTGGAGACCGTACGTTTGTGGTAAGCTCTAATGGGAGAGCCAGGAAAGAACGAATTATCAAGCCTCGTGTGACTCTGAGGTGTACTCGTACGATCTTTAAATTGCGTAATTGGCGTCGAGGTTGAAGATCGCAGTAGATGGTCTCTGCTGAAAGTCTCACAGGCTacgaggaagaaatgtGAAGGTATTGACACACGACTGCCGTAAACCGAATCCATTGCATTGACATGCAACTGACGATTATAATAAAGACATGGCAGTCTAAGAAGATCCATTACCAAATATTTGCTTCAAAAACGGTAGCCTTTACTCGGTGGATCACTTGTCAgcatattttgcagccattcttaTGCTACGCAACCCATGGACTTCAAGGGACTctccttctcatcaagaTGGTATAACACGAAAGATATTAGACGCAAATTGTTTGTTTGAAAACTATGGAAGATTAGTTAAAAAACTTGATGTGTATGATCTTGGTACTTTCACCTCACTCTAAGCATCATGTGTGCTTTAAGACGCATCACAATACTCTAGTCTTTTCTCTGTACGTTCGCTACAACCAAACAACTCTGACACATGTCTTTATCTTTCTAATGCAAGCTAAATACTAAAAAAGCCCCATATTCTTGTTATGAGCGGGCCTCACAATCAAACAAGGCAGTTTAACTGGTGGGACTGAAAGCGCCAGGTGCCAAAAATACCAATCGAGCTCCGTGCCGCTAACAAAATATAACCGAAGGGGGTCAACCCAAAATTCCAAATGTCCCTTCAATCTACCTATGTCCTACCGTTTTGGTTAGTTGGCGCCAGTGGGTGCCCTCTAACTATGTAGCCCCGCAACGGCATTTGTAGCCATTCGCAGCCCCATGGTAGTATTGGTCTTGAAGGAGGGTAGCACTTGAGTCAGAAAAGGAACAAAAGCAGTTCAGTCAGtttcttgagcagcaaTTGACCTCAACGACAAACATAATATCTGGTCTTTTACAAAAATTTCAGGTACTGAACATTTACTATGCTTCTACCTTGTGAGCCATATCCACGGcgatttgcaaccattgaGGACATTGACCATTCTCTGGCAAAACCAACACCATCTATTAAGTTCTTTTACAAATCACCATCTACAGATCAAATCCTCCCTCCATCAAACGTCCCCTCCATCAAATCTTCCCTTTTCGAGACTTTTCTCTCGATCGTCCCATTTTGTGGGGTCGGGTTCGCAATTCCGCTCCGAATTTTCCACTCTACAATTCCGCcgaaatcttcaattctcCCTACACTTCGTCCACACCACCCATGTCCTCCTTAGCAGAAAGCTCCCAGCCTGCTCAACGTACTACTTACGGCTTGCCCAAGCCGAAACCAGCTTACTTTCCGCAACCAGGGTCTAAGATCTATGCTGATAGGGCTCTCTACAAGAAGATCGCTGAAGCTGGCAAGACAAAACAGTCCCAGACTCTCTGCCCTCCTCGCAACGGTATAGCCGTGAAGGTGCCTGCAAAATCGATCTTTCGTGTTTTCACCCCCGACGGACCTCAGGTGTGTGACTTGAACATCTGGAACTTCCACAACCCCAAGGAACGCTTCTGGGCTGCTAGAACCAGACAGTTGCACCTGGCCCACGTTTCCACGTACGACCGCTTGTGGTCGAACTTGCCTTACTTGCGCCCTTTGGCTACCATCATCGAAGACCCCTTGGGCGGCAGACACGACGAGTGGGGTGGCAGAATCCACGACACTTTGGGCACAAGGTGCGATCCGTACGTCGATAAGCTCATTTCCGGCGAAGATAACGACGACCATTGCCATTCGAACTTGATCAGGGCCATAAAGCCTTATGGTCTCGGGGAGTTTGATGTGCACGACGTGTTGAACCTTTTCCAGGTGACTGGCTTGACTGAAAACGACCAGTACTTCATGGAGGCTCTGCCAGCGGAGCCTGGAAGCTACATCGACTTGTTTGCAGAGACAGACTTGCTTGTGGCAATATCGGCGTGTCCTGGCGGCGATTTGAGCAATTGGGACTGGgggagaaggaggagacaCCAAGATGAAGGACAATTGCAGAGCCTTGGGCTTGGAGGTGTGGACTTTGAACAACGAAGAGGAGGTGTTGAAGGGTTGAAAGCACCCGAGTTTGCTCCTTACAAGGGCAATCACGGATTGTAAATGGTGGTTTAGAGACTGGATCTGGTGGCTACCTGACAGTATAGATATTGGTGGCCATTTCCAGTCGATTGTATAGAATGCAAATCTTTTTATCAACTTCTAGTGTTCTCTATGTTTAGGACAGCCCATCAATTGCATTGCCAATCCACTCACTGATACTATCATCGGTGATGAAGCCGGCAACGTCGCTGCCAGTGTATGCGATCCCGTCGCCTCGTGCCAACATAATGTTTAGAAATTCCATGGCCTCAAGTGCTTGCTGATTCCCATCAACACGAAAAGCCTGAAGACGACCCTTGGCGACGTCAAACTCCACCGTGAGAGACTTTTCTGGGTGCACGAAACGGTGGGTGAACTTTGCCGTGGATCCAAACTTCCATTCCCACAGCATGAGCTCGCGTTTCATGTCCTCCACTTCCTGGGGAAGCTCAGTGGAGTCGTCAATAACAAAAGTCTGGCACTCACGCTCGGAGAAGGCATTGACGAGATCCTGGAGCCCGAAAAACTCGTTTTCGTCCATATCTTCCggttctttctcttccGACGTAGACTCCTTCACTGAGCCAAACTCTGCTTTAAATTCATTGCTCACAGCCTCGATGAAATCATCCTTCTCCAATCCCAAATTTGTCACCGGTGATTTGACTGAACTGACAGAAGCAGTACTTTCGACGTAACCCACTTCGGCTTCGTCTCTGTGGAGCAATTGTCGTAGCACATCGAGCTTCAGGTTCAAAAGCATGGTTCCGTGATGGTACGAGCGTCCTTTGGTGAGCTTGTACGCTGACCCCGATACTTTAAGCTGGTCTTTTATAGTGACAATGTCTCCTCTGTCAGTAACCATGATTTGTTTTTCCGGAAGAGCTATTTCGTTAACAGCAGCACATACGACATTGGCGAATTTCTTCCGATCAAAGTCGGCTTTTGTTGTCATAAACGAGTAGTTCACGTTGCCCATATCGTGTACAACAGTGCCTCCGCCAGATCTTCTCCTCACCAATGGTAGCTTGAGCGAATTAAGCAAGGGCATGTTCACCTCTCTCCAAGGATTCTGATTTTTTCCAATAACCACACACGGCGTGTTCAAGTAGAACATTAATCGGTTACAGTTTTGTTCATTTTCCTCTGGAAGCGGCATTTTGTGATAGACATAGTCCTCAAGGGCCAAATTAAGATATGGGTTTGTTAGTCTAGACACAAACACCAATGGTTTCCTCATGGTAGTTGCTTCAGCCAATGACAACCTGCTTATATCTCTTTGAACACTCTCAGTATCATCAGCAATCCTTTGTCTCCTTGTTTCACGTTCTTCAGTCTCTTGTACTAACCCTAGTTTTTCTCTGTGAGCCCTCACCTCTGGAGACTCCTTATAATCACGGAAGCCGTCAAGATTAAAAAGTTCATCATCTGCGGGAGTTAAGTCGTCTTGAAAAGGTACATTGAGGTAACGAGCAGGAAAAACACGTGCCACGCTCGAATGTCGAAGAAACCGACTGAGCATCACTTTGACTTTTAGATGAGCATCGCGCACTATGTTTCTACAttatcaacactttcaGCTACTACTGACGAAGGCTGTAGTTCTCTGTATCTAATGGATCGTGACACGACACTAGAGAGGCATCTTCTAAGCCGAAGCTATGACTCGGAGTCGAGAATCGTGaaaattcttgaagagaggTACTCAATCTTTGGAGGGCAGAAACCATATATACCGTTGATGCCCACAGAGGGTGAAGCAGGCACAGAGAAAGAGGCAAAGCGCCCATTACTAAAGAACGACGGGACGAGGCCAACGCTGCGCCGGAAAAAGTCAACGAGAGCTGAGCTCAAGCGGTACATTAAAGCAACATTGGCCAACCAGAAGAGAGCGGTGAGGAAGCTTCAAAGTGACCGCAGATTACTGGTGAACAGGCTCCTTGCGAAATATCAAATTCCTCTTTATGAGGACTACGTGAGTTTGCATCAGCTCTGGAATAAGTACATGAGAGACTTGCTATTTAGCGAGAACAAGACCCCCAACTTGAATATGGTGCTACCGAAGTTGTCTACCGCAGATTACAACGGGTGCTTAGTGCGTGTGTTGGAGTCCAGAAACCGCAATATGGTCGGAATTGAAGGCATAGTTGTGTATGACGCCCAACACTCTTTCATAGTAGTTGTCAAGCCGAATACAGATAGGGAAGATGGACCAAGTGTTTCACCTGCCGAGAAAGTAGGAGGACTTCGAATTCTAGCGAAAAGAGGGCTGCTTTTTGGGTTTGATGTGGTTTGTGAGGATGGAGAAAATGCAACGGTTATGGGGTTCACCATCATGGGGTCGAGGTTCGAACATAGGTCCACCGACAGATCCGGGCGCAAGTTCAAAGCCCATAACGTGGAGGATATACTATAGGTAGACTATATGGAGTGCAGAGTTGTGGGTCAGAAAAGCATACAAAAAGGAAGAGCTACTACCGGAATCGTGTGCATCGTGTAATGTACATGTAGagtgctgaagaagcattCGTGAAATGACTCAATTCGATTTTGATCATACTCTGATCCAAGAGTCAAGGTATACCACGTCTTCCTCATCGACTTGTGCATTGATCACAGAGTAGTGGTCAAAAATGCTATATTGAGAAGTGGCATCGAGCTCCCCCAAGAacttctgctgctgagaATCAAGGGCGGCTCCCTCCTTGTACGCCCTGCCGTAACCTGCCTCTAGTACAGACTGCCACGTTGCTTTATAAACATCCACGGTATCCTTGACCAATTCGATCTTATCATCGAAGATGAGCACCTCACAGAGAGAACGCACATCGTTGAGAGCTAAGTCGATGTTGGTAATCTTGTTCGATATTATGAAATCCATGACAGAATCGAGGCTAGCAAACTCGGTATGTGAAGCTGGATACACGCTCAGAAATACGTTGACGTTGGCTTGAGGTTCCTGGAACGCCAGAGGAAACGTCTTGGATGCAATAAACCGCCACACAACCGTAAGTAATGAGTCAATGAATTCCGTGTCAAGCTCACTATCAGTGAACCATGGTCCTCCCGTCACATCTATAGAGGGCTGGAGGTTGTAGAGCATGTATATCTTCCTTGTAGGATGTTTGACCGATTTGATCGATTTGATGTATCGCTGCAGCTCcaacagcttcaagcaTCTCATGACAATGTGTTGGTGCATGTTCGTCTTGGCCTTGAGAGTCTTCGTCCAGATACCCTCTCTTCCAGACGCCTCGATGTATGAATAAATCATTTGCTCGTCATCGGTCATCGAGGTGAGTTTCTTCGTTTCCGAGGCCAGAATCGCCTGAAAGCGCAACTCATCTCCAACTTTGGCTAATCTCAACATCTTTCTATCCAACAAGTTTTGGGTTATGCTCAAGAGCTTGGCCAAGTCCCTCTCGTTCATGAGCTCCAAGAGCTCGTCCTGGGTGAACATCTTCAGCGCCGGCGCTTCCACCATCCGCAGGTGCAACAAGTCCGCCAGTTCCATGTTGTGAAATAAGATATTTGACTCCTGAAGGTCTTGTTTATTGAAACTGAAAAGTTGAGGAGGTCCAGAGTAGTAGTGAACTTTTTATCGCGATGCGCATCAACTGCTACTTTGCTATGGACTATAGTGACGAAGAAACACAACCTCAGATCAGGCCtgtcttcaagaaaaaagcGGTGAAGAAGGTACGAGCGTCGAAAAGAGCTTACGAAGATGTACTTGAGGATGTTGCCGAGAAGTCTCCTGTGACAACGGAGAAGCCCACAAAGAGCAAAGCTTTAGAGAGACTTCTACGGTTTAAAACTCTATCAGGGGAGGTAAACGAGGAGAGTAATGAAAAAGACAaggatgttgatgagaCTGCAACctccaagaaggaagcTGCTCAATCTGGGCTGAACACAGCGTACAAGGTgcttgaaatcaaagaacCGGCAAAGACCTTCTCGCTACGAGAGTCCCATTTCCGAGAGAAACCGGTGGCGGTGGAGAACGAGTATGGCAGCGACTGGGAAAATGATAAACCAGCAATTGTTAAGGAAGGATCCGTTTCTGACCACGAGATGGACATTGCCGATGTTGAGTACACGGTGCTGGCGCCCCAGGCAGATCCTGATCAATACTACACGGAGATTGTGCTGGATGTTGACATGGACGAGggggaagagaagaaactgcCGCGTACGGCGTCGTCTGTGCCAGAGTATATTatgcaattgagaaagaacACTGAACAGCATCAGGAGACTTTAGAGAGTGCCAGGCGGCGATTAGAGGTTTCAAAATGGCGTGTGGAGCAATTAGAAGCTCGGAAGGCACAGCTACTAAAGCAAGCCGCCAATGGGAGACAGCTAGATGTGGCTGATGTTGAGCAGTTTATTAGAGGATTGTAtcaagaggagaagaaggtaaCACCAATGAAGGGCAGCAATGACGATGACGTGGACATGATGCTGCTTTTTGCTCAATGAAGGGGACATTAATGAAGTATGAAATCAGGTGGGGGCTAGGGAATTGACGTTAATAGGGGTCCTTGCCTCCGAGCTGGCTCTGAGCAAATACCCTTTGGCAGACGACCTGGCCATGCCTAGTCCATCTATTTGTAATATGACGCCTCACGAGTCTCTATCTACGGGATAGTAAGCTTATTTGTTAGAGCTAATGCCGATTGTAATGGCTTATTTCAAAGTCAACAACAGTGAAAAGCCCCAGCTCCTTCCGTTCATGGATCGCAAATATGACGAAGTCTGTTATATTTGTCTATAGAATATTCTTGTCACTAGAGACTTGCCCAGATAAATTATGGCTGTATGCTATTATTTATACATATACTCTCCTTACCCATGGGAGACACCTACGATATACACCCACACAGTAATTCGCACCCATATTCATCTCCCAGCACTACTCATTCTTCCTAGACAACACCTCACAAACACACCAAATGTCATTGATTCGTCTTGAAACTTCCTCATCTTATTCTCTGGATTCGGGCGATCATCTTGATGTCCTTATTTTTTCAATAAATTGTTGTCTTCTCTAGCAAGTTGCACCTGATCCtactttttgcagccaaaactTCTACCACTTCTGAAACGAAGCGTTCACCAGAAGTCCCTGCAGTGCTGCTTCTATCTAGATTCTGTTTGTGTGACGAACGTGAGGACATAACTTTCCCGTGAGTGTTGCTTGTTTTTATCCTTACGTTATTATCAAGCAAGGATACTGGAGCCGCCTTTCCTATGTCGCTTGTATTTTGTGGCGTGTCGGTGTTTTGAGACAATATAAAGCCCTATGCTTGATTGTAATGCTTCTGGCGGTGATGGGAAAACTGGTTTGGTCTGGATTGGTTGTCCGGTTGGGAGTGCTTGGCCAGGTACTCTTAGCTAGACACTTTTTCCAAAGATCGAGCCATTGTGAAGCTTTCGCTAGCAGTTCTTAACCGGTTGGAGTTGTCAGTGAGAGCGGAGCACGAGGTCGTTGCCGGGAGCTTTGCAATTGAGCTGGAGCTCTCTGATTGTTAACGTGGTTGGGTATCTACGAGCTACTTCGCCGTTAAAGTCGATAAAGGGCCCCTTTGGCGGTGAAGGAAGCTGCGTGTCGTGTTGTGGGTGTTGGTACAGTGTCAGCTACTGACTCTAGTTGGCATTGGATTATATAGTGAGAAAGTGTCTTGGTACTGGGTGCTGTCTCATTTTTAGCTAGGGGCTGGCAACTCCACATTGTGTGGTATTGGCCTGACTCTACGCCACAAGAGTCAGGTTGTGTTTTTGTGATAGTCTCGGCTTTTCGTCACTGGTGAtttcagaaagaagctgGGCTTCCTGATCGATTTAGGTTGCGATGATCGGGAGTAGTGTTCGTGCAACACAAGCGGCCCCTCTTTCGAAGAGGCGGGTTTCTGGGGATACAGCTACAGGCGGTTTACTGCTTGTGGTTTTGAAGGAGGCGGGTGGGACTTCCTGTTACGTCAAGATCACGAGTAGCAGGTCGTAGCCTTTAAGGCAGTGATCGTGGGGTCTGGGGgattttttcttttgtttttcttgctGCTAATTAGTTGTTCGGTTGTGGCTTCCCGGCTAGTCAGATCACGCTGGTCAGGTCGTAGTAGGCTCAAAGTCCAAACTGATGCCTACATGGTCAACTGTTAGTTGGAACTTTCTGTCTACAGTGGTCTCCTCGGTCTGGTGGGCATAACTGGCCGTTGTACTGTGCTGCTAATGTCCAAAACGTCGAGAGACTAAAGTACCTAGTCTGGAATCCTCTTTTTGCCTCAGTCTGGTCGGAACATCACAGCTGAGAGAAGCGCCTGGTAGGAGTCAGCTACTAGGCGTTTGGGCGGTGGTCCCATTGAGATGCTGGTCTCTTGAGTTTGGCGGCTCCCCATGTCATCTGGCATGGGCAAAAGGATGATTTCGCAGTCTTCCTTCCTCGTAAGGCTACGGggtttttctttttttttttttttttttctttcttttccttttcttttagGTATGTTTTGAGTAGTAGTTCTCACTAGGTCTGGCAAAGGCTGAGGTGGCCCAAGGATCGTGTAGGATGTGCAAGGGTACTTAGGATTCTCAAACTATCACTAGATTTATTTTTTAGAGGCATTTCATCACGACGATGGAATTACCTTGGATCTGAACTGAAGTGAGAGCTTCATatatttcgcagccaatttgAGACCTACATATGCGGACCTTGAACCCCATTACAAAATTAACAAACGAATTTCTTACATGAAAGTGTTCTGAATGTAGCTTCTGCACCTCTTGTGACGCCATTGGCGCCGCTATGACTGAAACCATTGATTTTGACCAATCATAGTGAAGTCGTGCGCCGCCCAGAGATCTTTTACCGCGCTTAGCTCGTCCCATTACCCGATTGAGAATGAGTCAATCTTGCAACATATaagcttgaaaaatctTCCCACCCTCAGATCTTTTCTCCATGTTCAAAAGATTCTTCAGTTCTTCCGTATCCAAATCCCACATGAGCTCCCCACGCCATCTTGTCAACATTCTGCTGCTCACCAACGAAGAGTTCAAAGCCTTAGTGACGAAAGCTGAGGCACTCaaaaaggtggtgaaaacAGGCAATGTCGCCCTGATAAAGGAGAATCACGATAAGCTTTTGGGCAAAGTGGTTGCCCTCTTGTTTTCAAAGAGGTCCACTCGTACCAGAATCTCCACTGAaggtgctgctgctcatTTCGGTGCCCAACCCATGTTCTTGGGCAAAGACGATATCCAATTGGGCGTGAACGAGTCGATGTACGATACAACCAAGGTGATTTCGTCAATGACATCGTGTATTTTTGCTCGTGTCAACAAGCACCAGGATATCGTGGACTTGTGCAAGGATTCGTCGGTTCCCATCATCAACTCTCTTTGCGACATGTACCATCCACTTCAGGCAATCGCCGATCTTTTGAGTATCAAGGAGACGTTCGGCAAAACTGAGGGGCTCAAGTTGGCGTGGATTGGCGACGCCAAC is a window encoding:
- the HPD1 gene encoding Hpd1p; this encodes MSLRFARFLSTTPTLRANYGFIGLGQMGQHMARHIYAKMEPSDKLYVFDTVPEATASFVDTVTQQKPEAKSQLHTLDAIPKFVTDVDAQLDFIVSMVPEGKHVKGVVSELVDAYKKNPQTGSTTFLDSSTIDIPTSVEVHQMVKKELPEFDFIDTPVSGGVAGARKGTLSFMLSREDHKDVAPDLVKLLNMMGTNIFPCGKNHGAGLAAKLSNNYLLAVTNLAVADSFQLAKSFGLNLQHYAKLVSVSTGKSWASVDNCPIPGVYPENNLPADVGYKGGFITKLTKKDLVLATDCANQYDRALFLGPTARKWYLKACEREDLGSRDLGVLYEWLGELEEKNGEYVDKKTSESFKV
- a CDS encoding urea carboxylase-associated family protein, with the translated sequence MSSLAESSQPAQRTTYGLPKPKPAYFPQPGSKIYADRALYKKIAEAGKTKQSQTLCPPRNGIAVKVPAKSIFRVFTPDGPQVCDLNIWNFHNPKERFWAARTRQLHSAHVSTYDRLWSNLPYLRPLATIIEDPLGGRHDEWGGRIHDTLGTRCDPYVDKLISGEDNDDHCHSNLIRAIKPYGLGEFDVHDVLNLFQVTGLTENDQYFMEASPAEPGSYIDLFAETDLLVAISACPGGDLSNWDWGRRRRHQDEGQLQSLGLGGVDFEQRRGGVEGLKAPEFAPYKGNHGL
- a CDS encoding putative lipoate--protein ligase; translated protein: MLSRFLRHSSVARVFPARYLNVPFQDDLTPADDELFNLDGFRDYKESPEVRAHREKLGLVQETEERETRRQRIADDTESVQRDISRLSLAEATTMRKPLVFVSRLTNPYLNLALEDYVYHKMPLPEENEQNCNRLMFYLNTPCVVIGKNQNPWREVNMPLLNSLKLPLVRRRSGGGTVVHDMGNVNYSFMTTKADFDRKKFANVVCAAVNEIALPEKQIMVTDRGDIVTIKDQLKVSGSAYKLTKGRSYHHGTMLLNSKLDVLRQLLHRDEAEVGYVESTASVSSVKSPVTNLGLEKDDFIEAVSNEFKAEFGSVKESTSEEKEPEDMDENEFFGLQDLVNAFSERECQTFVIDDSTELPQEVEDMKRELMSWEWKFGSTAKFTHRFVHPEKSLTVEFDVAKGRLQAFRVDGNQQALEAMEFLNIMLARGDGIAYTGSDVAGFITDDSISEWIGNAIDGSS
- the POP4 gene encoding RNase P/RNase MRP complex subunit, with the protein product MDRDTTLERHLLSRSYDSESRIVKILEERYSIFGGQKPYIPLMPTEGEAGTEKEAKRPLLKNDGTRPTSRRKKSTRAELKRYIKATLANQKRAVRKLQSDRRLSVNRLLAKYQIPLYEDYVSLHQLWNKYMRDLLFSENKTPNLNMVLPKLSTADYNGCLVRVLESRNRNMVGIEGIVVYDAQHSFIVVVKPNTDREDGPSVSPAEKVGGLRILAKRGSLFGFDVVCEDGENATVMGFTIMGSRFEHRSTDRSGRKFKAHNVEDIL
- a CDS encoding DNA-directed RNA polymerase III subunit C34, whose protein sequence is MESADLLHSRMVEAPASKMFTQDELLELMNERDLAKLLSITQNLLDRKMLRLAKVGDELRFQAISASETKKLTSMTDDEQMIYSYIEASGREGIWTKTLKAKTNMHQHIVMRCLKSLESQRYIKSIKSVKHPTRKIYMLYNLQPSIDVTGGPWFTDSELDTEFIDSLLTVVWRFIASKTFPSAFQEPQANVNVFSSVYPASHTEFASLDSVMDFIISNKITNIDLALNDVRSLCEVLIFDDKIELVKDTVDVYKATWQSVLEAGYGRAYKEGAALDSQQQKFLGELDATSQYSIFDHYSVINAQVDEEDVVYLDSWIRV
- the ARG3 gene encoding ornithine carbamoyltransferase codes for the protein MFKRFFSSSVSKSHMSSPRHLVNISSLTNEEFKALVTKAEALKKVVKTGNVASIKENHDKLLGKVVALLFSKRSTRTRISTEGAAAHFGAQPMFLGKDDIQLGVNESMYDTTKVISSMTSCIFARVNKHQDIVDLCKDSSVPIINSLCDMYHPLQAIADLLSIKETFGKTEGLKLAWIGDANNVINDLAIAALKMGISVSVSIPPSVSFEKVIVDDAEKLVQESNGKVSFEVVNSPAAALKDANVVVTDTWISMGEESQKEAKLKQFEGYQITQKMVKNAGVASNWKFMHCLPRHPEEVADDVFYSDNSIVFEEAENRLYAAMAVIEAFVVNKGDLLK